GCGGCTGCGCGGCCGGGGCTTCGAGGTGGACCGGCTGAACCTCCTCCACCTCCTGCCCGCCCCGGTGCACCGCGTGGTGCGCGAAACCTACCGGGGGGTGCTGAACAGGTTCCCCTGGGGCTACCACCTGCTCTTCCGGCTCACCAGCCGGTCCCGTACCTCGGTGCGGGCCATCCGATTGCTGACACGCCCGTTCCGGGCCCGGATCCGCCGCCGCATCCCCCCGGACACGAGGGCGGTGGTGACCACCTACCCGTTCGCCAACCAGATCCTCGGGCCGCTGCGGCGTCGCGGGTGGCTCGGCGTCCCGGTCCTCACCTACGTGACCGATCTGGTGGTGCATCCGACCTGGCTCGCACCGGGAGTCGACGTGTACTGCACGGTGCGCCACGCCGAGCTGCGACACGACTGCGGGGGTGACGTCGCGGTGGTCCACCCGTTGGTGTCGAGGGCGTTCGCCGGCGCGGGCGGCCTCGACCGGTGGCAGGCCCGACAGCGCTTCGGCCTGCCGGCGGACGGCGTGTTCGCCCTGATCGTGGCCGGCTCGTGGGGCGCCGGCGAGGTGGCGGCCACGACCGCGGAGGTCGAATCGACCGGGGTCCGGCCGGTGGTGGTCTGCGGACGGAACCGGGCGCTGCGCCGGCGCCTGAGCGGCGCCGGTCGACACGTGCTGGGGTGGGTGGACGACATGCCGTCGCTGATGCGGGCCGTCGACGTGGTGGTGGAGAACGCCGGCGGGCTCACCTGCCAGGAGGCGCTCGCGGCCGGCGTACCGGTGGTCACCTACCGTCCCATTCCCGGGCACGGCCGGGCGAACGCCGCGATCCTGGCCCGCTCCGGCCTCACGCGCTGGGCCAGCACGCCCGAACAGCTCGGACCGGTGCTCGCGGCGGTGGTCGGCGCCGGCCGGCCCGCCCCGACGCGCGGCGGCCCGACGCCCGAGGATCCGGCGGGAGCGCGCGGCGGCGCGACGCCCGAGGATCCGGCGGGAGCGCGCGGCGGCGCGACGCCCGAGGATCCGGCGGGGTTGGTCGCCGAGGCCGCCCGGTCGGCCGCCCCCGCCGGACCGGCCGACCGGGGGCGACGGCCGTTGCTCGACCCGGTCGGTGACGCGGTGGCCGTCGTCGCCGCGCTGCTCCAGTCCTCGGGCGGCCTGCGGTGAGGGCCGCCACCCTCGCCCGGGCCGCGGCGGTGGCGCTGCCGGTGGTCCAGGCGGCGCCGGCGGTGACCGCGCTGCCGGCCCTGCGCCGGCGGCTGCTGCCCGGCCTGCACGGCCTCGGATCGCCCGATCGGGTCGCGCTGACCTTCGACGACGGCCCGGACCCGGAGTCGACGCCGTACTTCCTGGACATGCTCGCGGAGCACCGCGTCCGGGCCACGTTCTTCGTGCTCGGCGTGATGCTGCGCCGCCGGCCGGACCTGGGCCGCCGGCTGGTCGCCGCCGGCCACGATGTGGCCCTGCACGGGTGGAGGCACGACAATCTGCTGCGGCGCGGGCCGATCGGCACCGTCCGTGACCTGACCCGGGCGTACGACCTGGTCGCCGACGTGACCGGCCGGCCGCCGGCGTTCCTGCGCCCGCCGTACGGGGTACTCACCGGCGCGACGCTGGTGGCCGCCCGCCGGCTGCGTCTGCGTCCGGTGCTGTGGAGCTGCTGGGGGCGGGACTGGACCGCTACGGCGACCGCCGACACCGTCTCGCGCCGCGTGCTGGCCGGGCTGCACGGCGGCGGCACGGTCCTGCTGCACGACTCCTCCTGCGCCGCCGCTCCGGGCGCCTGGCGGGCCGCGCTCGCCGCCCTGCCCGGCCTGCTCGCGGAGTGCCGCCGGCGCGGGTGGCGCGTCGGGCCGCTCGCCACCCACCGGCTCGTCGCGCGCTGACCAGGGGAGTGGGGCATCGTACCCCGCGACACCGCGGTCGGGACGCGAATCCCCGAGCCGGCGACCCGTTCGGGTCGGCGTGGCTAGCGTGCGGGTCATGAGGACCTGGGGACCGTCCGTGGCGCTGGCCGCCGCCCTGCTCCTGCCCCTGTCGACGCCGGTGACGCCCGCCGTGGCGGCGCGGGCCGCCGCGCCGGCCCGCCGGCTGCCCGGCGGGGCGCCGCCGTGCCCGAACGTGCCGGCCCCGGCGACCCGCCCGCCGCAGGCCCCGCCGTCGCCCGATCCGGCCGCCCGATCGGTCGGCGGCGCCGCGCTGGACACCGCCGGTCTCGTCGTCCCGCCGGTGGCGACCGCGCCGCCGCCGGTGACCGCGATCTCGTGGCTGGTGGCGGACCTGGACACCGGTGCGGTGCTCGGCGGCTGTGGCCCGCACGAGTACGCGGCCCCGGCCAGCGTGCAGAAGCTGCTGCTGGCCGCCACCATGCTGCCCCGGCTGGACCCGAACCGGGAGGTCACCATGACCGCCGGGGACCTGGCGATCGAGCCGGGCAGCTCCGCGGTCGGGCTGGCCGAGGGCGGGCACTACCGGATCGAGACGATCTGGCTGGGCCTGCTGCTGAAGTCGGGCAACGAGGCGGCCAACGCGCTGGCCCGGCTCGGCGGCGGCCCGGACGGGCTGGCCGGGGGGATCCGGGCGATGAACGCCGAGGCCCACCGGCTCGGCGCCCGGCAGACGCACGCGGTCACCCCGTCCGGCCTGGACGGTCCCGGGCAGTTCACAAGCGCGTACGACCTGGCGTTGATCGCCCGCGCGTGCTTCGCCGATCCGGCGTTCCGCCGCTACACCGCCACCCGCACCGCGCAGGTGCCCGCCCAGCCGGCGCTGCGGGAGCGGGCCTTCCAGATCCAGAACGACAACATGCTGCTGGACCACTACCCGGGCGCGATCGGCGGCAAGACCGGCTTCACCGACGTGGCCCGGCACACGTACGTCGGCGCGGCGGAGCGCGGTGGGCGCCGGCTGGTGGTGACGCTGCTCGGCGCGGAGATCCCCACCCAACGCGGGTGGCAGCAGGGCGCGGCGCTGCTGGACTGGGGGTTCGGGCTGCCCCGGGACGCGGCGGTCGGGCGGCTGGTGGAACCCGGTGAGCTGGACCGGTCCGCGGCGCCCCCGGCCGGGGCGGCGTCGGCCCTGGCCGGGCACGCCGACCTGGGTGGCGGCGCGGCGGCCCCCGCCAAGCGGCCGGGCACGGGCCTGTCGATCGCGGTGGGCGCGGTGCTGGTGGCCGGGGGAGTGGTGCTGTTGGCGCGCCGTCGCCGGCACGCCGCGGCGGTGGCGTCGACAGGCACCGTCCTGCGGGGGGCGAAAATTCCGGAAGGTGACTGAAACGCCCGGTCCGGGCTAGCCGCCGGTCGGGCCCGCGGTGCTGTCCCGCACCACCAACTCGGTGGCCAACTCGATCCGAGGCGACTCGATCTCCTCGCCCTGCGCCAGGCGCAACACGGTACGGGCGGCGAGCCGCCCCATCTCCACGAGCGGCTGGCGCACCGTGGTCAGCGGCGGCGAGGCCCACCGGGCCTCCGGCAGGTCGTCGAAGCCGACCACGGAGACGTCGTCCGCGACCCGCAGGCCGCGCCGGCGTACCGCCTCGTAGACCCCGAACGCCATCTGGTCGCTTGCCGCGAAGATGGCGGTGGGCGGGTCGTCGAGGTCGAGCAGCGCGCTGCCGGCCGTGTAGCCGGCGGCGTGGTAGAAGTCGCCGGGGTGGACCAGCCGGTCGTCGGCCGGCACGCCGGCGGCGGCCAGCGCGGCCCGGTAGCCGTCCAGCCGGGCCCGGCTGCACAGCAGGTGCGGCGGGCCGGCGACGAAGCCGATCCGCTGGTGCCCCAGCTTCAGCAGGTGCTCGGTGGCGGACAGGCCGCCGGTCCAGTTGGTGGCGCCGATCGCCGGCACGTCCGTCCCGGCCACCCCGGCGTCCGGGTCGACCACCACCACCGGCACGTTGAGCCGGCGCAGTTGCGCCTGCACCGCCGGACTCAGGTGCGAGGTCACCACGATCACGCCGTCGGAGGCGCGGGCGCGCAGGTTGTGCAGCCACTGCCGGGTCGAGCTGGACTCGCGGTGGACGGCCGAGACGACCACACCCACCCCGGCGGCATGGCCGACGTCCTCCACCCCACGGATGATCTCCACCGCCCAGGGGCTGTCCAGGTCGTTGAAGACGAGGTCGACCAGGTCCGCCCGGCGCACCGTGCGGCTGCCCCGACGCCGGTAGCCGTGGTGCCGCAGCAGCTCCTCGACCCGTTCCCGGGTGTCCGGGGCGACGTCGGACCGCCCGTTGAGGACCCGCGACACGGTAGGCACGGAGACGCCCGCCTCCCGTGCGATCGCGGTGATGGTCACCCTGCGCTCGTCGTCCCCGCTCACCCGTGTTCCCTTCGCCGGCAGCCGGAACCGACCGGAAAGCCGTCCCGCCCCACCGACATCTTGCCGTACGGCGAGGGCTTGACGACAGATCGACCCGGTCCTAGCGTTCGCACAAGTTGCGGAAACCTTCCGGAAATGCGTCGACCGCCCCGCGTCGACGTGCCGCCGCCGACCGACGAGGAACCTCCAGGCGTGTTCACCGACCTGTCCGAGGCGGAACTCCGCCAGCACCGCAGCGACCTGCAAGAACCGCCGGATTTCGACGACTTCTGGGCCGAGACGCTGGCCGAGGCGCGCTCCTGCGGCGACCCGGTGGCGGCGACCCCGCTGTCCACCCCGTTGACCGGGGTGGACGTCTTCGACGTGACGTTCCCCGGGTTCGCCGGCCAGCCGGTCCGGGCCTGGCTACGGGTGCCCCGCGGCGCGTCCGAGCCGCTGCCGACCGTCGTGCAGTACGTGGGCTACGGCGGCGGACGCGGCCACCCGCTGGAGAACCTGCTCTGGTCGGCCGCCGGTTTCGCCCACCTCCAGATGGACACCCGTGGCCAGGGCTCGGGATGGAGCCGCGGCGACACGCCCGACATCGCGGCGGCCGGGCCGCAGGCCCCCGGGATGGCCACCCGGGGCGTGGAGGAACCGCGCCGCTACTACTACCGGCGTTTCCTCACCGACGCCGTCCGGGCCGTCGACGCCGTCCGCGAGC
The genomic region above belongs to Micromonospora sp. WMMD1128 and contains:
- a CDS encoding serine hydrolase; this translates as MRTWGPSVALAAALLLPLSTPVTPAVAARAAAPARRLPGGAPPCPNVPAPATRPPQAPPSPDPAARSVGGAALDTAGLVVPPVATAPPPVTAISWLVADLDTGAVLGGCGPHEYAAPASVQKLLLAATMLPRLDPNREVTMTAGDLAIEPGSSAVGLAEGGHYRIETIWLGLLLKSGNEAANALARLGGGPDGLAGGIRAMNAEAHRLGARQTHAVTPSGLDGPGQFTSAYDLALIARACFADPAFRRYTATRTAQVPAQPALRERAFQIQNDNMLLDHYPGAIGGKTGFTDVARHTYVGAAERGGRRLVVTLLGAEIPTQRGWQQGAALLDWGFGLPRDAAVGRLVEPGELDRSAAPPAGAASALAGHADLGGGAAAPAKRPGTGLSIAVGAVLVAGGVVLLARRRRHAAAVASTGTVLRGAKIPEGD
- a CDS encoding substrate-binding domain-containing protein, which translates into the protein MSGDDERRVTITAIAREAGVSVPTVSRVLNGRSDVAPDTRERVEELLRHHGYRRRGSRTVRRADLVDLVFNDLDSPWAVEIIRGVEDVGHAAGVGVVVSAVHRESSSTRQWLHNLRARASDGVIVVTSHLSPAVQAQLRRLNVPVVVVDPDAGVAGTDVPAIGATNWTGGLSATEHLLKLGHQRIGFVAGPPHLLCSRARLDGYRAALAAAGVPADDRLVHPGDFYHAAGYTAGSALLDLDDPPTAIFAASDQMAFGVYEAVRRRGLRVADDVSVVGFDDLPEARWASPPLTTVRQPLVEMGRLAARTVLRLAQGEEIESPRIELATELVVRDSTAGPTGG
- a CDS encoding acetylxylan esterase, yielding MFTDLSEAELRQHRSDLQEPPDFDDFWAETLAEARSCGDPVAATPLSTPLTGVDVFDVTFPGFAGQPVRAWLRVPRGASEPLPTVVQYVGYGGGRGHPLENLLWSAAGFAHLQMDTRGQGSGWSRGDTPDIAAAGPQAPGMATRGVEEPRRYYYRRFLTDAVRAVDAVRELPAVDPARVAVLGHSQGGAAALAAAALATQVRAAVVHVPFLCDIPRAVTITDAAPFREIRDYLAVHRDREEQVLRTLSYVDGVAFARRAAVPARFSVALMDEIVPPSTVYAAYHDYRGEKDLTVWRFNGHEAGGIDDDAAAVDFLRATLEV
- a CDS encoding polysaccharide deacetylase family protein, with the translated sequence MRAATLARAAAVALPVVQAAPAVTALPALRRRLLPGLHGLGSPDRVALTFDDGPDPESTPYFLDMLAEHRVRATFFVLGVMLRRRPDLGRRLVAAGHDVALHGWRHDNLLRRGPIGTVRDLTRAYDLVADVTGRPPAFLRPPYGVLTGATLVAARRLRLRPVLWSCWGRDWTATATADTVSRRVLAGLHGGGTVLLHDSSCAAAPGAWRAALAALPGLLAECRRRGWRVGPLATHRLVAR
- a CDS encoding glycosyltransferase — translated: MAHPGRIVVVSADIGAGHDRAADELAERLRGRGFEVDRLNLLHLLPAPVHRVVRETYRGVLNRFPWGYHLLFRLTSRSRTSVRAIRLLTRPFRARIRRRIPPDTRAVVTTYPFANQILGPLRRRGWLGVPVLTYVTDLVVHPTWLAPGVDVYCTVRHAELRHDCGGDVAVVHPLVSRAFAGAGGLDRWQARQRFGLPADGVFALIVAGSWGAGEVAATTAEVESTGVRPVVVCGRNRALRRRLSGAGRHVLGWVDDMPSLMRAVDVVVENAGGLTCQEALAAGVPVVTYRPIPGHGRANAAILARSGLTRWASTPEQLGPVLAAVVGAGRPAPTRGGPTPEDPAGARGGATPEDPAGARGGATPEDPAGLVAEAARSAAPAGPADRGRRPLLDPVGDAVAVVAALLQSSGGLR